Proteins co-encoded in one Papaver somniferum cultivar HN1 chromosome 5, ASM357369v1, whole genome shotgun sequence genomic window:
- the LOC113279177 gene encoding F-box protein At3g07870-like: protein MTKEYVNLLEKNPDQDPPDYISGFGYLPSSNEYKIVRVYPEGLIQVYTLGSGSGWREKGEIKGDWKRPYYISNAGMLANGALHWLDYATMKIMAFDLAEEKFEEVQSPPCFLPPGYDGKKHHFQLRVLGRFLRVIHLELDKAVDIWSLRKINSNKIDNREEQGSNQCWTWSKEFSILYT, encoded by the coding sequence ATGACTAAAGAATATGTCAATTTGCTAGAGAAAAACCCAGATCAGGATCCTCCAGATTATATAAGCGGATTCGGATACCTTCCTTCTTCGAATGAGTACAAGATTGTCAGAGTCTATCCTGAGGGGCTAATTCAAGTATACACACTTGGAAGCGGCAGTGGGTGGAGAGAGAAAGGAGAAATCAAAGGCGATTGGAAACGGCCTTATTATATATCAAACGCAGGTATGCTTGCAAATGGAGCTCTCCATTGGCTGGACTATGCAACAATGAAAATAATGGCTTTCGATTTGGCCGAAGAGAAATTTGAAGAGGTTCAGTCTCCACCTTGTTTCCTTCCACCTGGTTATGATGGGAAGAAGCACCATTTTCAATTAAGGGTTCTGGGAAGATTTTTACGTGTTATTCATCTTGAATTAGATAAAGCTGTGGATATATGGTCGCTAAGGAAGATTAATAGTAACAAGATTGACAATAGGGAAGAACAAGGCAGTAACCAGTGTTGGACTTGGAGCAAGGAGTTCAGTATACTGTATACCTGA